The Microbulbifer hydrolyticus genome has a segment encoding these proteins:
- the tssF gene encoding type VI secretion system baseplate subunit TssF: MSEKLIDLYEKELAFVQQTAGEFARLHPAAASRLQLDTDAVDDPLVGRLLSGFAYMNARVQQKLNDDFPELTDAVLETLYPHYLRPIPSCAIAQFEPEADLDSIVSIERDLLLETETFQGQNCRFTSCYPVTISPVRVESASLMPRPFIAPGCNDVPGANAVLKLSLKTLSEEIRFSDLKPDSLRFFLRGLPSHICELYDLLFTRCVKLVVANGEGDPKPVMLEPDLLKQVGLDPDEALLPYPDSAFMGYRLLTEYFAFPEKFQFIDVTGLGEALDTHYGDTLNLYFYLSETHDELEKQVAPEMFVLGCTPVVNLFPQSADPIPVNHRQYQYQVVPDVRRSGGLEVYSIDQVNGTDSAGNTTAYRRFYGLQHSQIPGTQSAFWYSRRRDVVEGEHGNELASEMDITLVDLEFNPYRAGGQTLDLSLTCSNRNLPKRLPTGNAQPHLCIVDGDAPTRRISCTVAPTETLRPPRRERGYWRLISHLNLNHLSLSGEGGCEAFKEILRLYDFRNSGSTRNMIEALLKLDTRPITAPIQIDGGVVLCRGTEVIIELDSMMLKGTSSFLFASVIERFLALYCSINSFTRLIAKQSGRDGELKRWPPRAGDKALL, from the coding sequence ATGAGTGAAAAACTGATCGATCTGTACGAAAAGGAATTGGCTTTCGTTCAGCAAACTGCGGGCGAATTTGCACGTCTTCACCCGGCGGCTGCATCCCGATTGCAGTTGGATACCGATGCGGTAGATGATCCGCTGGTGGGCAGGCTCCTTTCCGGCTTCGCCTACATGAATGCCCGAGTCCAGCAAAAGCTGAATGACGACTTCCCCGAGTTGACGGACGCCGTGCTGGAAACCCTGTATCCCCATTACCTGCGCCCGATTCCATCGTGTGCCATTGCGCAGTTTGAGCCGGAAGCCGATCTGGACAGTATTGTAAGTATCGAACGCGACCTGCTGCTCGAAACAGAAACTTTTCAGGGGCAGAATTGTCGTTTTACCAGCTGCTACCCCGTGACGATCAGTCCGGTACGCGTCGAGTCCGCCAGCTTGATGCCGCGGCCATTTATTGCGCCGGGCTGTAACGATGTGCCGGGTGCCAACGCGGTACTCAAGCTGTCACTGAAAACGCTCTCTGAAGAAATTCGGTTTTCGGACCTCAAGCCTGATTCTCTGCGTTTTTTCCTGCGTGGGCTTCCCAGTCATATTTGTGAATTGTACGACCTGCTTTTCACCCGCTGTGTGAAGCTGGTGGTAGCCAACGGTGAGGGCGATCCAAAACCGGTGATGTTGGAGCCGGACTTGCTGAAACAGGTCGGCCTGGATCCGGACGAGGCACTACTACCCTACCCTGATTCCGCCTTTATGGGATATCGCCTATTGACGGAATACTTTGCCTTCCCTGAGAAATTCCAGTTTATCGACGTGACCGGACTTGGCGAGGCGCTGGACACTCACTACGGCGATACGCTTAATCTCTATTTTTACCTGTCTGAAACACATGATGAACTGGAAAAGCAGGTCGCGCCCGAGATGTTCGTGCTCGGATGTACTCCGGTCGTCAATCTTTTCCCGCAGAGCGCGGATCCGATCCCGGTGAATCACCGGCAGTACCAGTACCAGGTTGTGCCGGACGTGCGACGTAGTGGCGGACTCGAGGTGTACTCCATCGATCAGGTCAACGGAACTGACAGTGCCGGAAATACCACGGCGTACCGCCGCTTCTACGGGCTTCAGCACAGCCAGATACCGGGTACGCAAAGTGCCTTCTGGTACTCGCGTCGGCGAGATGTGGTTGAGGGCGAGCATGGTAATGAGTTGGCTTCAGAGATGGATATTACGCTGGTCGACCTGGAGTTCAACCCGTACCGGGCGGGAGGACAAACACTTGACCTGAGTCTGACCTGCAGCAACCGCAATCTGCCAAAAAGACTGCCGACAGGGAATGCTCAGCCCCACCTTTGCATTGTTGATGGAGATGCGCCTACCCGTCGCATCAGCTGTACGGTAGCGCCGACTGAAACCTTACGCCCCCCGCGTCGCGAGCGTGGGTACTGGAGACTGATTTCGCACCTCAATCTTAATCACTTATCACTAAGTGGTGAGGGTGGTTGCGAAGCGTTTAAGGAAATTCTACGACTGTATGACTTCCGGAATTCTGGCAGCACCCGAAATATGATTGAAGCACTGCTGAAATTGGATACCAGACCAATAACAGCGCCAATTCAAATTGATGGCGGCGTCGTTCTATGCCGTGGAACGGAAGTGATCATCGAGCTTGACTCTATGATGCTCAAAGGAACCAGCTCATTTCTTTTTGCCAGCGTGATCGAGCGCTTCCTCGCGTTGTACTGCTCGATCAATTCATTTACGAGGTTGATCGCAAAACAGAGCGGTCGAGACGGAGAACTGAAGCGATGGCCACCTCGCGCAGGCGACAAAGCACTGTTGTAA
- the tssG gene encoding type VI secretion system baseplate subunit TssG, which translates to MATSRRRQSTVVIDNLESAPYEYEFFQAVRLLEMAALQDEHQSHGVSVGDSAPPSREFIRFSAQTSLSFVSADVLRLEGPGRRKKNTESGSEAWCQKWEMEVGFTGLAGSQGVLPYYLTETLQRELKAKNSALKEFLDIFHHRHVSLLYRAWQKYQMPVNYEIARLRGDKDPDLFSQAISSVAGLGTSEMRYRLPLPDDALLGMAGLLGRQQCSAVSLKHMIRCYFGLEVAIEQFQGRWDALPEDVLTRLPCDQHPQGVNNRLGLDTIVGTHCFQAQNKFRVVIEPMGYEDHMAMAPGGRKLEALKAFIQLSAGVEMDFEIAATLYTEQVAPVQLSLNAATQPLLGWNSHMAAEQKDGKPVIISLGADQLSPDEALPTA; encoded by the coding sequence ATGGCCACCTCGCGCAGGCGACAAAGCACTGTTGTAATCGATAATCTGGAGAGCGCTCCCTATGAGTATGAGTTTTTCCAGGCAGTCCGCCTTCTGGAAATGGCGGCATTGCAAGACGAGCATCAATCCCATGGGGTGAGTGTTGGCGATTCTGCGCCGCCATCGCGTGAATTTATACGCTTCAGCGCGCAGACCTCGCTGTCGTTTGTAAGCGCCGATGTGCTACGTCTTGAAGGACCAGGAAGGCGTAAAAAAAATACTGAATCTGGTAGCGAAGCGTGGTGTCAAAAGTGGGAGATGGAAGTTGGTTTTACTGGTCTGGCTGGTAGCCAGGGGGTTCTCCCATATTACCTGACTGAAACATTACAGCGTGAACTTAAAGCGAAGAACTCTGCGCTAAAAGAGTTTCTCGATATATTTCACCATCGCCATGTCTCCCTTTTATACCGGGCGTGGCAAAAATACCAGATGCCTGTGAATTATGAGATTGCCAGGCTGCGAGGTGACAAAGACCCGGATCTTTTCAGTCAGGCAATCTCCTCTGTAGCGGGCCTGGGTACCAGTGAAATGCGCTACCGCCTGCCGTTGCCGGATGATGCGCTTCTCGGGATGGCGGGGCTTCTCGGCCGCCAGCAGTGTTCAGCCGTTTCCCTCAAGCATATGATTCGCTGCTATTTCGGCCTAGAGGTAGCGATCGAGCAGTTTCAGGGGCGGTGGGACGCGTTGCCCGAGGACGTGCTAACCAGGCTTCCCTGTGATCAACATCCGCAGGGTGTGAACAATCGCCTGGGCCTAGACACCATTGTCGGCACGCACTGTTTTCAGGCCCAGAACAAGTTCCGGGTGGTAATAGAGCCGATGGGGTACGAAGACCACATGGCTATGGCGCCGGGCGGGCGCAAGCTGGAAGCGCTGAAAGCGTTTATTCAGTTAAGCGCCGGTGTTGAAATGGATTTTGAAATAGCAGCGACGTTATACACCGAGCAAGTGGCGCCAGTTCAACTTTCATTGAATGCCGCGACGCAGCCGCTTCTGGGTTGGAATTCGCACATGGCCGCAGAGCAGAAGGATGGCAAGCCGGTCATTATCAGTCTCGGCGCGGATCAGCTTTCTCCGGACGAGGCTCTACCAACGGCGTGA
- the tssH gene encoding type VI secretion system ATPase TssH, which translates to MINLDLKRLIETMTPHMRNSLEGAAGLCLAQNQYNVEIEHWLLKLLDQSDTDLFHLLEKHEVNPSNLARQLATAIAGFKSGSSRPAALSPAIVDLAKNGWMLASIDYGHPAVTSGHLLAALLLEESSRRQILDSCPELKGIAPESIRETARAMFTRTGESSHLAVDREAGNATPAQVAASKAPSLDKYTVNLTERARKGEIDPVLGRDEEIRQCIDILTRRRQNNPILTGEAGVGKTAIVEGLALKISTGNVPEPLRDVAVRTLDLGLLQAGASVKGEFENRLKSVIQEVQASTTPIILFIDEAHTMIGAGGKEGQGDAANLLKPALARGELRTLAATTWAEYKKYFERDPALTRRFQVVKVEEPDEASAVDMMRGVATNLEEHHKVRILDEAIVASVKLSHRYIPGRQLPDKSVSLLDTACARVALSQSSTPAAIEDAQRTIESTDRTIEKLRREHAATGAHEEILESLAATKSEAENRMELLGGQHRRELELISRIRALRDQIDDAFNAGEGAKSLDDSVVGDFKQELAELTAQLREVQGEAPLTQPDVDEQAIAEVIANWTGIPVGKMVSNEIQAVQALAERLNERVIGQPHALEAVAQAIRTSRAGLTDSRKPVGVFLFCGTSGVGKTETALALADTLFGGEHNITTINMSEFKEEHKVSMLLGSPPGYVGFGEGGVLTEAARRKPYSVILLDEMEKAHPGVQDIFYSLFDKGTIKDGEGRDIDFKNTVIIMTSNAGEDAIRAIFDQVEEKPEPDVLMENIRPYLLKKFKPAFLGRANVIAYYPLDDENLVEICKINMRRIEKRVRDHYGARFSYDDDVLINIVARCQEADTGARNIEVILNRTLLPSLASECLDKMAKGEEVTTIHVGADNDGGFTYEVG; encoded by the coding sequence ATGATTAATCTGGATCTGAAACGACTGATCGAGACGATGACGCCGCATATGCGTAACTCACTCGAGGGGGCGGCCGGTCTATGCCTGGCACAGAATCAATACAATGTTGAAATAGAACACTGGTTATTGAAGTTGCTGGATCAATCGGATACCGATCTTTTCCACCTTCTGGAAAAGCACGAAGTGAACCCGTCCAATCTGGCCCGGCAGCTGGCGACGGCGATTGCCGGGTTTAAATCGGGTAGTAGCAGGCCGGCGGCACTGTCGCCTGCTATCGTCGACCTGGCCAAGAACGGATGGATGCTGGCCTCCATCGACTATGGACACCCGGCAGTCACGTCCGGTCACTTGCTCGCGGCACTGCTGCTTGAGGAGTCTTCCCGGCGCCAGATACTGGATTCCTGCCCGGAATTGAAGGGCATTGCGCCTGAATCCATCCGCGAAACGGCCCGTGCCATGTTCACCCGAACCGGTGAATCGAGTCATCTGGCGGTGGACAGGGAAGCGGGTAATGCTACTCCCGCACAGGTCGCCGCCAGCAAGGCGCCATCACTGGACAAGTACACGGTAAATCTTACCGAGCGTGCACGAAAGGGAGAGATAGACCCTGTACTGGGGCGCGATGAGGAAATCCGGCAATGTATTGATATTCTGACTCGCCGCCGGCAGAACAATCCGATTCTGACTGGCGAGGCCGGTGTGGGCAAGACGGCAATTGTAGAAGGCTTGGCGCTGAAAATCAGTACCGGCAATGTTCCTGAGCCCCTCCGCGACGTTGCGGTGCGGACCCTGGATCTTGGGCTTCTGCAGGCGGGCGCAAGCGTAAAAGGCGAATTTGAAAACCGGCTCAAGTCGGTAATCCAGGAAGTGCAGGCTTCCACTACCCCAATTATCCTGTTTATCGACGAGGCGCACACAATGATCGGCGCGGGAGGAAAGGAAGGGCAAGGTGATGCGGCCAACCTTCTCAAACCTGCGCTGGCAAGAGGTGAGCTTCGGACGCTTGCTGCTACAACCTGGGCCGAGTACAAGAAGTATTTTGAGCGCGATCCGGCGCTTACACGTCGCTTTCAGGTAGTGAAAGTAGAAGAGCCAGATGAAGCCAGCGCTGTGGATATGATGCGTGGTGTCGCGACAAATCTGGAAGAGCACCACAAGGTGCGTATTCTGGATGAGGCGATTGTAGCGTCAGTGAAACTTTCGCATCGCTACATACCGGGTCGGCAGCTTCCGGATAAATCCGTCAGCTTGCTGGATACCGCCTGCGCCAGAGTCGCCCTGAGCCAGTCCTCCACGCCAGCCGCGATAGAAGATGCACAGCGAACCATCGAAAGTACTGACAGGACTATCGAAAAGCTACGTAGGGAGCATGCTGCTACAGGCGCGCATGAAGAGATCCTTGAGAGCCTGGCGGCGACAAAGAGCGAAGCTGAAAACCGTATGGAACTTCTTGGCGGCCAGCACCGGCGGGAACTCGAGCTGATTTCCAGGATTCGGGCTCTGCGCGATCAGATTGACGATGCCTTCAACGCAGGTGAAGGGGCAAAAAGCCTGGACGATTCTGTTGTTGGTGATTTCAAGCAAGAACTGGCAGAGCTGACAGCACAGTTGCGTGAAGTTCAGGGTGAAGCGCCGCTGACGCAGCCGGACGTGGATGAGCAGGCGATTGCCGAGGTGATTGCCAACTGGACAGGGATTCCGGTTGGAAAAATGGTGTCCAATGAAATTCAGGCGGTTCAGGCATTGGCCGAGCGGCTCAATGAAAGAGTAATTGGCCAGCCCCACGCGCTGGAAGCCGTAGCACAGGCGATACGAACATCTCGCGCCGGACTCACTGATTCGCGCAAGCCGGTCGGAGTATTCTTGTTTTGTGGCACCAGTGGCGTCGGCAAGACGGAAACCGCGCTGGCATTAGCGGACACGCTATTTGGTGGCGAGCATAATATCACGACGATTAACATGTCTGAGTTCAAGGAAGAGCATAAAGTATCAATGCTGCTGGGCTCTCCACCCGGGTACGTAGGCTTTGGTGAGGGTGGGGTACTGACGGAAGCGGCGCGTCGAAAACCTTACTCGGTCATTCTTCTGGATGAAATGGAAAAGGCCCACCCGGGCGTTCAGGACATTTTTTATAGTCTTTTCGACAAAGGCACCATCAAAGATGGAGAAGGCCGGGACATCGACTTCAAGAATACCGTGATTATAATGACTTCAAACGCCGGTGAGGACGCAATACGGGCGATTTTCGATCAGGTTGAAGAAAAACCTGAGCCGGATGTATTGATGGAAAATATACGTCCATATCTACTAAAAAAATTCAAGCCGGCTTTCCTGGGCCGTGCAAACGTAATTGCTTACTATCCGCTGGATGACGAAAACCTGGTGGAAATCTGCAAGATCAATATGCGCCGTATTGAAAAGCGTGTTCGCGATCACTATGGTGCCCGCTTCAGTTACGACGACGACGTGCTTATCAATATCGTTGCCCGCTGTCAGGAGGCCGACACCGGTGCACGTAATATTGAAGTAATTCTAAACCGCACATTATTGCCGTCACTGGCAAGCGAGTGTCTGGATAAAATGGCCAAAGGTGAGGAAGTGACCACTATCCATGTGGGTGCCGACAATGACGGTGGATTCACCTATGAAGTAGGCTGA
- a CDS encoding PAAR domain-containing protein gives MGKPASRITDMHVCPMTTGTVPHVGGPILSPGGPTVLVGKLPAATAGSTCTCIGPPDTIAMGSATVLIQGKPAARMGDSTTHGGKIVVGCPTVLIGG, from the coding sequence ATGGGAAAGCCCGCATCACGAATTACCGATATGCATGTATGCCCCATGACCACAGGCACCGTGCCACATGTGGGAGGCCCAATACTCTCGCCGGGCGGCCCTACAGTGCTCGTCGGCAAGCTGCCTGCAGCGACTGCTGGCAGCACCTGCACCTGTATTGGCCCCCCGGATACCATAGCCATGGGTAGCGCGACGGTGCTCATCCAGGGCAAGCCCGCCGCCCGCATGGGGGACTCGACAACACACGGTGGGAAGATAGTTGTCGGCTGTCCAACGGTACTTATCGGGGGTTAA
- a CDS encoding DUF6931 family protein, with product MTDLVKVEAVTTEQLLQNIDISDEGRPVLVPDTAPEVSILRLLEAGCYADAIKLLALGLPKRESVWWACLSTRDIQTPATDENNVKALIAAESWVKKPTEERRLICKQLGEITGHKTPASWAATAASWCHGSLAAPGEPVIEPPAHLYAHAVAGSVILSASISDPVNPEQAFNRYLQMGLSLARGGSGKPE from the coding sequence ATGACCGATCTGGTTAAAGTAGAGGCAGTAACTACAGAGCAGCTGCTGCAAAACATCGACATCAGCGACGAGGGGCGGCCGGTTCTGGTGCCGGATACGGCGCCGGAAGTCAGTATTCTTCGACTTCTCGAAGCAGGTTGCTACGCCGACGCCATCAAGCTACTTGCACTCGGGCTACCCAAGCGTGAGTCTGTATGGTGGGCCTGCCTTTCCACCAGAGACATACAGACCCCGGCCACCGATGAAAACAACGTAAAAGCATTGATCGCCGCGGAGAGCTGGGTAAAGAAACCCACTGAAGAACGCCGGCTGATCTGCAAACAATTGGGTGAGATTACCGGCCATAAGACCCCGGCAAGCTGGGCAGCAACCGCCGCGTCCTGGTGCCACGGTAGCCTTGCCGCGCCCGGTGAGCCGGTGATCGAACCACCCGCACACCTCTATGCCCATGCGGTCGCCGGAAGTGTCATCCTTTCTGCTTCCATTTCAGACCCGGTAAACCCCGAGCAGGCCTTCAATCGCTACCTGCAAATGGGTCTCAGCCTTGCCCGCGGCGGTAGCGGGAAACCAGAGTAA
- a CDS encoding type VI secretion system Vgr family protein gives MSVLNQDKRMIRTKCPIGQDTFIGTAISGEEHISGTYRYQIRLLSDNHDITQDAIVGKTFTVSIHYGPSEKFIHGYVTHFFLLDVNAEGLREYSAVIQPGFWFSQLGGKNRIFEKKSARDIIKEVLGEYASVVTFADKLNGEYLTREYCVQFNESDFQFVTRLMSEEGIAYYFIQTDGKHEMVLCDDHKSFYDSSTENIEYDGGGSHPTKHSVHSWQRSFNYHGGGFELKDYNEFTPDKDNMQNVTTTSKLNSVQGYIRNLYGMNHFEDNGDGTHAFKDGYHKELTKRAMEAQESGFDVATGTSDFSPFSAGGRFKFAHTLKSEKGKYLITSVRLSATDSNSEDSQFRNTFRCIPENVMPRPDPLVATQKIHSPQVAQVVNVKATESSGSEDRYTQLKVKFPWNSKQNSCWIRVMQSFSGKNWGANFVPRVGQEVVINYINGDPDRPLVTGAVFNSDNPGPQYTATQSGWKTQIKDSMYNELRFDDKKGSEEVYMEAGKDHNFLIHNDQCGKIDNNQTLEIKKNRNVTIAEGDESITLAKGNQTTRIKGNHSITLDSGNQEVAIKTGTQSVDVMGAIKITSKTSIDLKVGSNTISISPSGIKIKGVMLSCKGDATAEVKAGAMLTLNGGITKIN, from the coding sequence ATGTCTGTACTCAATCAAGATAAACGCATGATCCGGACCAAGTGCCCAATTGGCCAAGATACGTTTATTGGCACGGCGATTTCCGGCGAAGAGCACATTTCAGGCACCTATCGCTATCAAATACGCCTACTGTCCGACAACCACGATATTACCCAGGATGCCATCGTCGGCAAGACATTTACTGTGAGCATCCATTACGGACCGTCCGAAAAGTTCATCCACGGATATGTTACTCACTTCTTCCTTCTCGATGTGAATGCGGAAGGCTTACGCGAATACTCGGCAGTCATTCAACCTGGATTCTGGTTTTCTCAACTTGGCGGCAAAAACCGAATTTTTGAGAAAAAGTCGGCGCGCGACATCATCAAAGAAGTACTCGGGGAGTACGCCAGCGTAGTTACGTTCGCCGACAAACTGAACGGTGAATACCTTACTCGAGAATACTGCGTACAGTTCAATGAGAGTGACTTCCAGTTTGTTACTCGCCTGATGTCTGAAGAGGGCATTGCATACTACTTCATTCAGACCGATGGCAAACACGAGATGGTGCTTTGCGACGATCATAAGAGTTTCTACGATAGCAGCACAGAAAATATCGAATATGACGGCGGCGGGAGTCATCCAACCAAACATTCGGTGCACAGCTGGCAGCGCAGCTTCAACTATCATGGTGGCGGCTTTGAGCTCAAAGATTACAACGAGTTCACGCCAGATAAAGACAATATGCAGAACGTCACCACCACGAGTAAATTGAACAGCGTTCAAGGGTATATCCGGAATTTGTACGGCATGAACCACTTTGAAGACAACGGTGATGGCACCCACGCCTTTAAAGATGGCTACCACAAAGAATTGACAAAGCGCGCAATGGAGGCACAGGAAAGTGGCTTCGACGTGGCAACGGGAACAAGCGATTTCAGCCCATTCAGCGCCGGTGGGCGTTTTAAGTTCGCACATACCCTGAAATCCGAAAAAGGGAAGTACCTGATAACCTCGGTCCGCCTGTCCGCGACGGACAGCAATAGTGAGGATTCGCAATTCCGTAATACATTCAGGTGTATTCCCGAAAATGTGATGCCTCGCCCTGATCCGCTTGTTGCCACACAGAAAATTCATTCCCCGCAAGTCGCGCAAGTGGTGAACGTTAAAGCCACGGAATCATCTGGCTCGGAAGATCGCTATACCCAGCTCAAGGTCAAGTTTCCGTGGAACTCAAAGCAGAACAGCTGCTGGATCCGCGTCATGCAATCGTTTTCCGGAAAGAACTGGGGCGCAAACTTTGTACCCCGCGTTGGCCAGGAAGTCGTTATCAACTATATCAACGGCGATCCGGACAGACCGCTGGTGACTGGCGCCGTTTTCAATAGTGACAATCCCGGCCCCCAATATACCGCCACACAAAGTGGCTGGAAGACCCAGATTAAAGACAGCATGTACAACGAACTGCGGTTTGATGATAAAAAAGGCAGTGAAGAGGTCTACATGGAGGCAGGAAAAGATCACAATTTTCTGATTCATAACGACCAGTGTGGCAAAATCGACAATAACCAGACGCTTGAAATCAAGAAGAACCGAAACGTTACCATCGCCGAGGGGGATGAGAGCATCACCCTCGCCAAGGGCAATCAGACCACCAGGATAAAAGGCAATCACTCGATTACCCTGGATTCTGGAAACCAGGAAGTAGCGATAAAAACCGGTACTCAGAGCGTTGATGTGATGGGTGCGATAAAAATCACGTCAAAAACATCAATTGACCTGAAGGTCGGTAGTAATACCATCTCGATCAGCCCCTCTGGTATCAAGATTAAGGGAGTGATGCTCTCGTGTAAGGGAGATGCGACCGCTGAAGTAAAAGCGGGGGCGATGCTTACCCTGAATGGCGGTATAACCAAGATCAACTAA